The Candidatus Fusobacterium pullicola nucleotide sequence TTTTATTAAATCAACCACTGTTTTTCTTCCTCTATCATCCTTTGTAGAACTTAATACTTCAAGTGGCTTATTTAGCATATAATAAACTTTTTTCTCCAATCCTTTTGAGATTTTTTTTCCTTTTACCTCTATCGTATCTTCATCAGTTACCTTTACTCCAGCACTGATTACTACTCCATTTACCTTTATCTTCCCCTCTTCTATAAGTTTATCTATCTCTCTTCTTGAACCTACACCTAAAGAAGCTAGGTACTTATTTATCCTAATCTCTTCCATCTTCACAACTTCCTTTTACCTCAAAATAGTTAGGTAGCTCCTCTATGTTCTTTATTCCTATATAACTTAAAAATTTATCTGTTACCTCATATAAATTTGGTCTACCTATTGTTTCTTTTTTCCCACAAACTCTTACAAATTTTTTCTCTTCCATATTCTGAATAATTCTATCTGCTGATACCCCTCTTATAGCTTCTATCTCTCCCTTTGTAATAGGTTGACGATAAGCTATTATAGAAAGTGTTTCTAACGCTGCTCCAGAAAGCTTTTTAGGCTTTGTTTCCTGTTCAAAAAAG carries:
- the scpB gene encoding SMC-Scp complex subunit ScpB, giving the protein MEIKNRIEAILLLGGDEIKIRELCKFFSLSLEEMLKILDELKEDRRDTGINIEISGEVVSLATNPICGEVINSFFEQETKPKKLSGAALETLSIIAYRQPITKGEIEAIRGVSADRIIQNMEEKKFVRVCGKKETIGRPNLYEVTDKFLSYIGIKNIEELPNYFEVKGSCEDGRD